In Actinoplanes derwentensis, the following proteins share a genomic window:
- a CDS encoding ROK family transcriptional regulator, whose translation MTRGTTRTATTKVVTDINRTAVLDTLEQRGPLTRTALREHTGLSPATVDRLCSALLDEGLIERSGVTASQGGRPSTLFRFAGERRVIVAAAIAADGPRGMLVGVDGSIVERAVRPADGDQLDSALDLIAHLLGRAAATGRSSLGVALSVPGVVDAEGRVSNSVELGWQRLAVGSVIEHRFGLPCLVENDANAIAVGEWTQGAGTGTDSLVAVVLGIGVGAGLVSGGQLVRGARSGAGEIGYLLTGRDSLSRLFTRQGDLESRISGDQPTDEVLDYLALAIAALASVFDPEMVILSGRLPEKSIVPALEQRLTGRIPFVPQITAGKLGADAALLGVAELLARRTKGSVYLA comes from the coding sequence ATGACCAGAGGGACCACACGAACCGCTACGACCAAGGTCGTCACGGACATCAACCGCACGGCCGTGCTCGACACCCTCGAACAGCGCGGACCGCTGACCCGGACGGCCCTGCGCGAACACACCGGCCTGAGCCCGGCGACCGTCGACCGGCTCTGCTCGGCCCTGCTCGACGAGGGCCTGATCGAACGGTCCGGCGTCACCGCGTCCCAGGGCGGACGCCCGTCCACCCTGTTCCGGTTCGCCGGCGAGCGCCGGGTCATCGTCGCCGCCGCGATCGCCGCCGACGGTCCCCGCGGCATGCTGGTCGGCGTCGACGGGTCGATCGTGGAACGCGCCGTCCGCCCCGCCGACGGTGATCAGCTCGACAGCGCCCTCGACCTGATCGCGCACCTGCTCGGCCGGGCCGCCGCCACCGGCCGGTCCAGCCTCGGCGTCGCCCTGTCGGTCCCCGGAGTCGTCGACGCCGAGGGCCGGGTCTCCAACTCGGTCGAACTCGGCTGGCAGCGCCTCGCCGTCGGCTCGGTGATCGAACACCGGTTCGGCCTGCCCTGCCTGGTGGAGAACGACGCCAACGCGATCGCCGTCGGGGAGTGGACCCAGGGCGCCGGAACCGGCACCGACAGCCTGGTCGCCGTGGTGCTCGGCATCGGTGTGGGCGCCGGCCTGGTCTCCGGCGGCCAGCTCGTGCGCGGCGCCCGGTCCGGCGCCGGCGAGATCGGCTACCTGCTCACCGGCCGCGACTCGCTCAGCCGCCTGTTCACCCGGCAGGGCGACCTGGAATCCCGCATCTCCGGTGATCAGCCCACCGACGAGGTCCTCGACTACCTGGCCCTCGCGATCGCCGCCCTGGCCAGCGTCTTCGACCCGGAGATGGTGATCCTGTCCGGGCGCCTGCCGGAGAAGTCCATCGTCCCCGCGCTGGAACAGCGCCTGACCGGCCGCATCCCGTTCGTCCCGCAGATCACAGCCGGCAAGCTCGGTGCCGACGCCGCTCTGCTCGGCGTCGCGGAGTTGCTGGCCCGCCGCACGAAGGGCTCCGTCTACCTTGCCTAG